The sequence below is a genomic window from Alphaproteobacteria bacterium.
GTCTGTCGATCCTGGGCACCAGCGGCGTGGTGACGCCCTATTCGAACGCCGCCTGGATCGGCGCCGTTCACCGCGCCATCGATGTGGCCCGGGCGAACGGTCTGGATCATGTCGTCGGGGCGACGGGGGATGCGTCGGAGCGGGCGGCTGGACAACTTCATGGACTGAGCGAACGGGCTTTGATCGATATCGGCGGCTTCGCTGGCGCTTTCTTGAAATATCTAAGACGCAACCCCGTGCGGCGCGTCACGCTGGCGGGCGGATTCGGCAAGATGTCGAAGCTGGCGGCGGGAAGTCTTGACCTGCATTCCAAGAAAAGTTCGGTCGATGTCGCCTTTCTGGCCGGACTGGCGGGCGATTCTTGCGTGGCGGCGCGTCTGGCCAAGGCTCATAGCGCGTCGCAGGCGTTGGACCTGGCGGGCGATTTCCCCTTGGCGCAAAGGGTGGCGGAACGCGGCCTTCTTGCGGCGCGCGTCACGCTTTCAAGAAGCGATGTCCGGCTAGACGTGCTGGTGGTGGATCGCTCGGGAAAGGTGATCGGCCATGCCAGCTAAATTATTGATCCTGGGCGGCACGGCGGAGGCGGCGGCGCTGGCTGGTGCAATCGATCGCAAATTTGGCCAAAGCGTCGATCTGATCACCTCGCTGGCTGGGCGGATGATCACGCTGCCCAATCTGCCCGGTCGTTTGCGCGTGGGCGGTTTTGGCGGCGTTGACGGATTGGCTGCCTATCTGGCGAATGAATCAATAGGTGCCGTCATCGATGCCACACATCCGTTCGCCAAGAACATCTCGGCCCATGCCGTGGCCGCTTGCCGCGAAGCAAAGGTTCCGCTTCTGGCACTCGAGCGCCCCGCTTGGCCCAGAAAGGCGGGCGACAACTGGATCATCGCGCCCGATATGCAGGCTGCGGCAAGCCAGGTTGCGGCCCTTGGCAAGCGGGTCTTTCTGACCATCGGGCGGATGGAACTGGACGCATTCAGGGATATTCGCGGCGTTTGGTTTCTGGTGCGCCTGATCGAGCGGCCCCGCCTGCCTTTGCCCGGACACTGGCATATGGTGCTGGGACGCCCGCCCTTTGACGTCGATGGCGAAACGCGGCTCATGCAGGAACACGGGATCGATCTTGTCGTGTCGAAAGCCAGCGGCGGCGAAGCCACATATGGAAAGATCGCGGCGGCTGGGGCCTTGAACATTCCCGTTCTGATGATCGAACGACCCAGGCAGGAGGAAACCGCCAGCGCCGCCTCGCTTGACGAGGCGCTGGCCAGGATCGCCGATACGCTGTTTTCTCAGACCACCTGAACCTGGGCGCGCATCTTGTCGTGCCCGGCGCCGCAATAGGTCGAGCAGAAAATGAAATAGCGGCCCGGTTTGCGGAAGGTGAAGCTGCGCGTCGTCACTTCGCCCGCCGTCAGGGTGATGGGTCCGTATTCGCTGGGCTTGATCCAGACGCCATGCGGAATGTCGCCCGCCATGATCTGGAAACGGTAGGCGACGCCCCGCTTCAATTCCAGCGATCCCGGCGTGAAGGTAAAGCGCTTGAGCAAAAGCAGAATGTCGGTGGATGCGCCAGCCTTGGGCTGGACGGTGCCGTCCTCCAGGCTGTTCTGTTCGACGAACTTTTTGACCCTGGCCTCGAATTCAATGACCGGCGGCGTGCCTTCGACGCTGACCGGCTCGGGCAGCGGATTGTCGTTGTCGTCGGCGCTCAACAAGCCGCTGGCGCCCAGCATGCCAGCCCCCAGCGAGGCCAAGAAAGTCCGCCGGTTAAAGTTAATAGAGTTCATGTGTGACCCTTCCATCTCCCAATGCCGCTATTTAGCGGCCAGCCCTTGTTATTCAGGGCATTCTTCCCATGACCTATAATAAGTATAACCCACAGTCTGAACGCAAGATGAATGATCCGGCTTAGTGGCTGGGTATGCCTTTGCGAAATTCCGTGCTGAAATCGGCGGCGTATAGGCGGCTTTCGGTAAAGTCGTGGTTGCCCAGCACGCGCCCAACCAGCACCAGCGCGGTTTTGGCGATGCCCGCCTCTTTCATCTTGGCGCGGATGTCGGCTAGCGTGCCACGCACGATGGCTTGATCGGGCCAACTGGCGCGGTAAACCACCGCCACCGGGCAATCGGCGCCATAAAGCGGGGTCAGCGTTTCCACGACATGCGCCAGGTTGGCGGCCGACAGGTGCAAGGCCAGGGTGGCCCCGCTTTTGCCGAGAGTCGCCAAATCCTCGCCTTCGGGCATCGACGATGACTTGACCGCCGTGCGGGTGAGGATCACGGTCTGCGACACGTCGGGCAGCGTCAGTTCCATGTTCAGGGCGGCGGCGGCGGCGGCGAAGCTGGGCACGCCGGGCGTTACGTCATAAGGAATGCCCAGCGTATCCAGGCGGCGCATCTGTTCGGCGATGGCGCCGTAAAGCGACGGATCGCCCGAATGCACGCGCGCCACATCCTGCCCCTTGGCGTGGGCGGCTTGCATCTCGGCGATGGTCTCGTCCAGGTTCAGTTTGGCGCTGTCAATGACGCGGGCGTCCTTGGGGGCCTCGGCGACGACTTCGGCAGGCACCAGCGATCCGGCATACAAAACGACCTGACACTTGCGGATCAGATTCAAGCCGCGCACGGTGATCAGGTCGGGCGCGCCGGGGCCTGCGCCGATGAAATGAATGGTCATGCGCTGGCGTCCTTGCGATGCTTTCCGGCATAGCCCCTGGGCGTATAGACGCGCCTTTGGCCGCCATGCAAGACGATGCGGGTTTCAGAATTGCCGATCAGCACGATCGACAGCATGTCGGCCTTGTCGGGGCCTAACTCAGAAAGCGGGAAAATATCCAGCCGTTCGTCGTCGCGCCCCAGATTGCGCGCTACCATCACCGGCGTCGAGGCCGGTCGCTCCTTGAGCAGAATGTCCCTGGCCTCGACGATCTGTTCGCGCCGCTTCTTGGAAACGGGATTGTAAAGCGCCAGCGCGAAATCGCCCTCGGCTGCGGCCTTCAAGCGCTTGCGGATCGTCTCCATCGGCGTCAGCAGGTCGGACAGCGAGATCACGCAGAAATCATGGTTGAGCGGCGCGCCCGCCCTGGCCGCCGCCATCAGAAGGGCGCTTAAGCCCGGCACCACCTCGACGCCGATGCGTTGCCAGTCTTTGCGGGCTGCACCTTCCCGTTCGAGAAGCTCGAACGCCAAGGTCGCCAGGGCATAGATGCCCGCATCGCCGGAACAAACCAGGGAAACGATGCGACCCTCGGCGGCCAGCTCGATGGCTTGGCGCACGCGGTCTTCCTCGGCGCCCATCGTGCCGTCATGCCTGCGCTGGTGCGGCGCGATCAAGTCTTGGATCAGGTCGAGATACAGGCCATAGCCGACCAGATCGGAAGACAGCGCCAGGGCGCGGCAGGCGTTGGGCGTGCGAAATTCGGCCGCTCCGGGACCGATGCCGACCACGAAGAGATGGCCTTGGGCCTTGCCAACTTGATTCGGCTGGATCGGGTGCGGCGAGCGGGCGACGGCGGCGGTGGCTTGGCTTGTTTTAGACTTGGGCACGATCAACTCCGATAAGGTTCCTGCGGCGGCCAGGGCGGCCCCTTCGGCCACGCCGTGACAGCCGGTTTCACGAAAAACCACGTCTGATGGATTTTCAAGGCGCGACGTTAGGGCGTCCAATTCCTGGGGCGAAAAAAAGCGCGCCGGAACGTTCAGGCTGCGGGCCAGCTCATGAACCGCGCGCTCGTCAGCTTTCAAATCCAGGCTGGCGACGCAGGCCACGGCATGTTCCGACAATCTTGCATCCGCCAACACTTGTTTGGCGTGCGACAGCAATGTCTCGGGGGCCAGATTTCGCTCGCAGCCCACGCCCAGGGCCAGAATGGGCGGGTGCAGAATCAGGTCGCGGCCCGGCTCGGCGACATGACGTTCGGTGACGCGCACGCATAAGTCGCCCTCGGGCGCGAATAGGTCACGATCAAGCCAGTCGGCCAACGATGCTGGGTCGTCAAGACGCACGGCTTGGCCCGCCAGCAGGGCAGCCGCGATGGCTTTGGCGGCTTCGGGGTTGGCCAGCTTCCAGCCGGGCGGCGGATCGTCGAGCGCCATGGCTAGGCGCGTATCGCTTGATGTGGTGATGGCGGCGTGAAGCTCTAGAATATCGGCGATCTTCAGGGCCAGCTTATTGGCGCCCGCATGGCCGCCCAGCAGCGGCACGACGGAGGTCGCCGACACTGCGATCAGCGGCGGCTCGGCCCGCTTGTTCGAAAGAAACGGGGCAACGGCGCGAATCAAGATGCCGGACGCGCAGAATCCGACGATGGCGGCACCCGATTGGAACAACTGCGCCAGATGAGTCATGGCGTCAGAAAAGGCGACGTCGCAAACCGCAACGCGCTTGGCCAAGCCATGCAGCTCAGATTCGGGCAACAGGGCTTTCAGGCGGCCTGCTTGGGCAGCGCCCCGTTCGTCAAGAACGGCAAGAACGATCCGCTGTCTCATGAGCGAACCAGGACCATGGCGAAATAGACGCCGCCCTTGGCGATGGCCTGATCCAGCGTCAGACATTGTTCTTGCGCTTGGCTGGCTCGCTCGACATAGCAGGCCTTGTCCAATCGGTTCAGGCGCAACAGCACGCGGCGAATTTTATCAAGATGGCGTCCTACCTTGAACAGGCAGGCGGTTTGCGTGCCGGAGATCAGGCGTTCCAGCTCTTCCTCGCTGCGGCTGGCGGGAATCAGCAAGACGGCTTCGTCTTGCACGGCCAGCGGCATCAGGGCGGCGGCGGCGGACGCCATGGGTGATGAGATGCCGGGAACCACCTGCACCTCGAAGCGGTCGCCCAGTCGGTCCATCAAGTAAATGAAACTGCCGAACAGCAAAGGATCGCCCTCGCACAGCACGGCGACGTCGCGCCCTTCCTCGAGGTGCTTGGCGATCTCGACGGCGCCCGCGTCATAGGCGGCATTGGCGGAATCGCGATCCAGGCTCATTTCCATGCGAAGTGGTATTTCGACGCGCCCAGTTGGGATCAGGTCGCCCACAATCGAGCGCGCCAATCCTTCGCCTTGCATCGGCGCAGGATAGGCGATGACGAGCGTTTCCTTCAAAAGGCGCGCCGCCTTCAGCGTGATCAGTTCGGGATCGCCCGGACCTACTCCGATTCCGATCAGTCTAGCCACGCTTCACCCCGCAATATTGCGTCACAGGTATGGCGGGTTTCCAAACCTTGAAGGCGCCGACGGATTCCAGATAGTCGATGGACAGGCGAACGAGATCGCCGCCTTGCTGGGCGTGCCAGGCAAAAAGATGGGCTTCGCCTTCCAGCGTCGCCGCATTGGCAACCAGCCGCCCGCCGGGCTTCAGCGCGTCCCAGGCGCTTTGCAGAACGCCGGGAACGGAAACGCCGCCGCCGACGAAGACGGCATCCGGGGCTTCCTTTCGCCCCTTCAGAATGTCGGGCGCAGAACCGGTTGCGATTTCAAGCTGCGCAACACCCAAGGACAGCGCGTTGCGCCCGATGCGCCCGGCGCGCTCGGTGTTCTTCTCGAAGGCGACGGCGGCGCCAGATGGAGCGGCGCGCAGAAATTCGATGGCGATCGATCCGGCCCCGGCGCCGATATCCCACAGCAACTGTCCGGGCAGGGGGGCGAGTTGGGCCAGCGTGGCGGCGCGAATGTGCCGCTTGGTGATCTGGCCGTCATGTTCGAACATGTCGTCGGGCAGGCCGGGCGCTCGCGACGCCAGTCGCGCCCCGGGGCCAGCCACGCACTCGATGGCGATCACGTCAAGGCCAAGGCCCGGCTTGATCCCTTCGACGATTCTTTCCTTGGGGCCGCCCAGATAAGACAGCACGGCGATCCGGCTGTCTTGGAATCCGCAGCGGCGCAAAAGATCGCCGATTTTCAGGGGCGTGAATTCGTCATTGCCCAGGGCCAGAATTTTTTGGCCGGGAGCCAGATGCAGGACCAGATTTTCCAGGGGCCTGCCGTGAACGGTCAGGCAAAGCGTATCTTGCAAGGGCCAGCCCAGGCGGGCGGCGGCCAGGGAAAAGGCGCTGGGCGTCGGCACCACGAACAAACGCTCAGGCCCGAAACGCTTGGCAAGGGTGGCGCCCAATCCGAACCACATAGGATCGCCGCTGGCCAGCACCACCAAATCATGTTCGGCATGCGCTTCAATGGCCGCCACCGTTTCTTCCAGCGTCGTCCATTCGATGCGCTTGGCAGGCCCCTCGGGAATCATGCTCAGATGGCGCCAGCCGCCCACGATGGTCTTGGCGTTTTCGATCAAGGCGCGCGCGGCGGGCTTCAAGCCCACCAATCCGGCCTCGCCGATGCCGACGACGGCGATGCGATCACTCATGCTCCCCCCTCGGGTCCCGATAGCGCATTCAAGGCCGCCGCCGCCATGGGGCTGCCGCCGCGCCGCCCCTTAAGCGTTGCGAAAGGCACGCCCAGATGATGGCGGATCAGCGCGTCTTTCGATTCGGCGGCTCCGATGAAACCCACCGGAAAACCCAGGATCAGGGCGGGGCGAAAACCCAGGCCTACCAGTTCCAGCAGGCGAAACAAGGCGGTGGGCGCATTGCCGATGACGCAGATGGCGCCATTCAGGCGTGGTTTCCAGAAATCGACCGCCGCCGCCGAGCGGGTGGTCTTCATCTGGCCAGCCAGTTCCTTCACGCCATCTTCATACAGGGTGCAGATCACGTCGTTGCCGGAAAGCCTGTTCTTGATGATGCCCGACATCACCATGGCGCAATCGGCGAAAATCGGAGCGCCCTGCGAAAGCGCTGATTTTCCGGCCTGCGCCGCATCGGGCGAAAAGGCGAAATCGGGTGCGATGTCCGGCGAGGCGGTGGCGTGCACGATGCGCAGCAAAATGGGCTGGATGTCTTCGGGAACGCCGCTCAAATCCGTCTCGGCGCGAATCGCCTTGAAGGATTGCCGGTAGATTTCGGCCCCGTCCTTCACATAGTCCATCAGCGCTTGCCGTGATGCGGGTTGAAATGCCCGTGCCCATGGTCGTGCCCATGGTCGTGCCCGTGATGCGGTTCGTGGGCGTGCCCTTTGTGATGGTGGCCATGCTCATGATCGTGGTCGTCATGATCGTGATCGTGGTGACGATGTTCCTCGTCGGTGCCGATGCCGCGCACATGGTGGTGGTGCCCTGCCTGCTGCACGCCCTTGTCCTTTTCGTAGCCGATGATCTGCTCGCGGTATTTGCACAGTTGGCAGTTCATGGCGCCGATGCCCTTGTCGGTTTCGCGGATGCGTTCGATGAAGGCGTCGACGACCAGCGGGTGGTCGTCCAGGTAATGCGCTTTGATGAATTCGATCTGCGGGAACAAGGCCGCCACTTCCGCCGTCTGTTCGTAGATGCGCTTGACCAACACGCCGGTGAACAGGAAATAGGGAAATACCAGATAGCGGCGGAAACCCAGCTTGACGACGCGGTTCAAACAATCATCCACCCTGGGATGGGCGACGCCCGAAAAGGCCACCTCGGTCCAGCCGAATCCCATGCCCTCGCCCAGCATGCGGGCCACCTTGGCGACGTTGGAATTGGCGTCCGAATCGTTGGTGCCGCGCCCGACCACGACCAGACAGGTCTCGTCGCGCGGCACATCGTGATGGGCGTGCTGCTCGGCGGTGTGGATGCGTTCCTGGGCGGCTTTCAGCAAAAGAGGCGTAATCGCCAGTTCGCGACCCATGACGATGGGGGTTTCGGGATGATCCGCCGCGAAGCTGTTAACTTCCCAGGGCAGGTCGTTCTTGACGTGGCCGGCGGCGAACAGCATGCCGGGAATGGCCAGGATGCGCTCGCACCCCTTTTCCAACAGCGATTCAAGGCCTTCGCGGATGATCGGTCGGGCGAACTCTAGATAGCTGCCCGCCACCTCATATTCGGGCAGGCGCGGCGCCAGCTTGGTCACCAGACGCTCGATTTCGTCGATGGCTTCCGGATCGCGGCTGCCATGGCCGCAAATCATGATACCGGTTCTTGCCATATCCGAAGTCCTTTCGCTATTTTACACAAATGTTTTCACTGATCGCTTCCGGTCCCCATGCGGTGGACCCTTTGCTACTCATCCTGGCCGCGCTGGCGTTGGACGCCCTGTTGGGCGACAGCCCGCTTGTCTTTCGCATTCTGCCCCATCCGGTCAAGATTGTCGGCAGTCTTGCCGGGTTTCTCGAGAAAAAACTGAACCGGCCGCGCCGCCATGCCATGGACCGGGCGTTCAGGGGCTTCGTTTTGCTGATGCTGATGGCGGGTCTGGCCCTGGCGGCGGGAATCGGGGTGGAGAAGGTCAAGCAGAGTTTTGCCTATGGCTGGGTGCTGGAACTGGCCCTGGCCTGGATGCTGATCGCCCAGCGGTCCTTGTTCGAGCATGTGCTGGCGGTTGGCCGCGCCTTGAAGGCCAAGGGGTTGGCGGGCGGGCGCGAAGCTGTGTCGCACATCGTGGGCCGCGACGTCAAGCAGCTGGACGAGCATGGGGTGGCGCGCGCCGCCGTGGAATCCTGCGCCGAGAATTTCGGCGACGGGGTGGTGGCGCCGGTTTTCTGGTATGTGCTGCTGGGCGTGCCGGGTCTGTTGCTGTACAAGACTGTCAATACGCTGGACAGCATGATCGGCCACAAGACAGAACGTTACCGCGCCTTCGGCGTCACCTCGGCCAGGCTGGACGATCTGATGAATCTGATCCCAGCCAGGCTTTCCGGGCTGTTGTTCGTGCTGGCCGCCTTTTTCGTGCCCACGGCCAATCCATTCAAATCCTTTTGGGTGATGGTCCGCGACGCCAGGAAACACCGCTCGCCCAACGCCGGCTGGCCGGAAGGGGCGATGGCGGGGGCTTTGGGCTTGTCCTTGTCGGGACCTCGCCACTATCCGGAAGGTCCCAGCAACGAACCTTGGATCGGCAGGGAATTGCGCGCGCGGGCCACCCAGCAAGACATCCGCCGCTCGCTGTACATGTTGGCGGTCGGCTGTTTCCTGAATGCCGTGCTGGTGGGCGGCTTGTGGCTTTTGCTCAAGGGCGGGCAACTGAGCCTGACCTTTCCTTGGCCATTGTAAGCAGCAGGTCCAGATCGAGATGGGCCGCCAGATGGAGGGCCAGCTTGTCGAGCGTGCTTTCGATCAGGACGGAATGATCGAGCGACGAGGACAGATTCAGGAAACGGCGTCTGAAGCCGTTGGCCTGGAACAAGCCATGCAGATAGCAGCCCATGACCAGCCCATCTTTCGAGACCGCGCCGTCGGGACCGTGGGGCAGGTCCAGCATGGGCCTGTCGCCGTCGGGACCATGGCTGCGTCCCATATGGATTTCATAACCGCTGACGATTTCATCATTGATCCGCGCCGTGCCCGTCACTTCGCGGGTGATCTTGTCTGGCGTCATTTCGGTGTCGATCTCAAGCAGGCCAAGGCCTGGCGTTTCGCCCGGCTCGCCCTCAAGCCCCAAGGGGTCGCAAACCTTGCGGCCCAGCATCTGATAGCCGCCGCACAGGCCCAGCACGGGTTTTTGGCGGCGCAAATGCGCCTTGATGTCGATATCCCAGCCCTGGTCGAACAGGAATGCCAGATCGGCCCTGGTGGCCTTCGAGCCGCCCAGCAAAATCCAGTCGGCGCTGGCCGGGATCGGTCCTCCTGGTTCGACGAAAATCAGCGAAACCTCCGGCTCGGCCAGCAGGGGATCGAAATCGTCGAAATTGGATAAGCGGGGCAGTTTGGGCACCGCGATCACGATCTTGCCTTTTTGGTCTTTGCCGCCCAATTGATCCAGCCCCATGGCGTCCTCGGCGGGCAGGAATTTGGCCTGGGCAAACCAGGGGATCAGGCCCAGGGCTGGCCAGCCCGTCCGCTTGGCGATCTCGGCCATGCCGCTTTCGAACAATCTGGCGTCGCCCCTGAACTTGTTGATCATGAAGCCTTTGACCAGAGCGCGCTCGGCATCGGACAGCAAGGCGTGCGTGCCCACGATCTGGGCGATCACGCCGCCCCGGTCGATATCGCCCGCCAGCAGCACCGGCACATTGGCGGCCAGGGCGAATCCCATATTGGCGATGTCGGCTTGGCGCAGATTGATTTCGGCGGCACTGCCCGCCCCTTCCACCAGCACAAGGTCGGCCTGACGGCTCAACAGGTCGAAACTGTCCAGCACGCGGGGCAGCAGCTTGGGTTTCAGATCTTGATAATCCAAGGCCCCCGCATTGCCGATCACTTGCCCTTGCACCACCACCTGAGCGCCCACCTCGGTCTGCGGCTTCAGCAGCACGGGGTTCATGTGTTTCGAAGGCGCTACCCCCGCCGCCCTGGCTTGCAGGGCCTGCGCCCTGCCGATCTCGCCGCCATCGGAGGTGACGGCGGCGTTGTTCGACATGTTCTGCGGCTTGAAGGGCCGCACCCTAAGACCCCGATTGGCGAAAGCCCGGCACAACCCCGCCACCAG
It includes:
- a CDS encoding cobalt-precorrin-5B (C(1))-methyltransferase, whose amino-acid sequence is MRKGWTTGACAAAAAKAAAAFLQTGQWPDSVEIRLPKGVQTQFPVAVKDAGAGWAMAGVVKDAGDDPDVTHGALILARVEQGLPGCGLIFKAGQGVGVATLPGLPIAIGEPAVTPGPRAQIAANLAEFGQDFIVTLSIPGGEALAKQTMNARLGVVGGLSILGTSGVVTPYSNAAWIGAVHRAIDVARANGLDHVVGATGDASERAAGQLHGLSERALIDIGGFAGAFLKYLRRNPVRRVTLAGGFGKMSKLAAGSLDLHSKKSSVDVAFLAGLAGDSCVAARLAKAHSASQALDLAGDFPLAQRVAERGLLAARVTLSRSDVRLDVLVVDRSGKVIGHAS
- a CDS encoding cobalt-precorrin-6A reductase, producing the protein MPAKLLILGGTAEAAALAGAIDRKFGQSVDLITSLAGRMITLPNLPGRLRVGGFGGVDGLAAYLANESIGAVIDATHPFAKNISAHAVAACREAKVPLLALERPAWPRKAGDNWIIAPDMQAAASQVAALGKRVFLTIGRMELDAFRDIRGVWFLVRLIERPRLPLPGHWHMVLGRPPFDVDGETRLMQEHGIDLVVSKASGGEATYGKIAAAGALNIPVLMIERPRQEETASAASLDEALARIADTLFSQTT
- the cobM gene encoding precorrin-4 C(11)-methyltransferase, whose amino-acid sequence is MTIHFIGAGPGAPDLITVRGLNLIRKCQVVLYAGSLVPAEVVAEAPKDARVIDSAKLNLDETIAEMQAAHAKGQDVARVHSGDPSLYGAIAEQMRRLDTLGIPYDVTPGVPSFAAAAAALNMELTLPDVSQTVILTRTAVKSSSMPEGEDLATLGKSGATLALHLSAANLAHVVETLTPLYGADCPVAVVYRASWPDQAIVRGTLADIRAKMKEAGIAKTALVLVGRVLGNHDFTESRLYAADFSTEFRKGIPSH
- the cobJ gene encoding precorrin-3B C(17)-methyltransferase yields the protein MRQRIVLAVLDERGAAQAGRLKALLPESELHGLAKRVAVCDVAFSDAMTHLAQLFQSGAAIVGFCASGILIRAVAPFLSNKRAEPPLIAVSATSVVPLLGGHAGANKLALKIADILELHAAITTSSDTRLAMALDDPPPGWKLANPEAAKAIAAALLAGQAVRLDDPASLADWLDRDLFAPEGDLCVRVTERHVAEPGRDLILHPPILALGVGCERNLAPETLLSHAKQVLADARLSEHAVACVASLDLKADERAVHELARSLNVPARFFSPQELDALTSRLENPSDVVFRETGCHGVAEGAALAAAGTLSELIVPKSKTSQATAAVARSPHPIQPNQVGKAQGHLFVVGIGPGAAEFRTPNACRALALSSDLVGYGLYLDLIQDLIAPHQRRHDGTMGAEEDRVRQAIELAAEGRIVSLVCSGDAGIYALATLAFELLEREGAARKDWQRIGVEVVPGLSALLMAAARAGAPLNHDFCVISLSDLLTPMETIRKRLKAAAEGDFALALYNPVSKKRREQIVEARDILLKERPASTPVMVARNLGRDDERLDIFPLSELGPDKADMLSIVLIGNSETRIVLHGGQRRVYTPRGYAGKHRKDASA
- the cobI gene encoding precorrin-2 C(20)-methyltransferase — its product is MARLIGIGVGPGDPELITLKAARLLKETLVIAYPAPMQGEGLARSIVGDLIPTGRVEIPLRMEMSLDRDSANAAYDAGAVEIAKHLEEGRDVAVLCEGDPLLFGSFIYLMDRLGDRFEVQVVPGISSPMASAAAALMPLAVQDEAVLLIPASRSEEELERLISGTQTACLFKVGRHLDKIRRVLLRLNRLDKACYVERASQAQEQCLTLDQAIAKGGVYFAMVLVRS
- the cbiE gene encoding precorrin-6y C5,15-methyltransferase (decarboxylating) subunit CbiE, which codes for MSDRIAVVGIGEAGLVGLKPAARALIENAKTIVGGWRHLSMIPEGPAKRIEWTTLEETVAAIEAHAEHDLVVLASGDPMWFGLGATLAKRFGPERLFVVPTPSAFSLAAARLGWPLQDTLCLTVHGRPLENLVLHLAPGQKILALGNDEFTPLKIGDLLRRCGFQDSRIAVLSYLGGPKERIVEGIKPGLGLDVIAIECVAGPGARLASRAPGLPDDMFEHDGQITKRHIRAATLAQLAPLPGQLLWDIGAGAGSIAIEFLRAAPSGAAVAFEKNTERAGRIGRNALSLGVAQLEIATGSAPDILKGRKEAPDAVFVGGGVSVPGVLQSAWDALKPGGRLVANAATLEGEAHLFAWHAQQGGDLVRLSIDYLESVGAFKVWKPAIPVTQYCGVKRG
- a CDS encoding precorrin-8X methylmutase, which codes for MMDYVKDGAEIYRQSFKAIRAETDLSGVPEDIQPILLRIVHATASPDIAPDFAFSPDAAQAGKSALSQGAPIFADCAMVMSGIIKNRLSGNDVICTLYEDGVKELAGQMKTTRSAAAVDFWKPRLNGAICVIGNAPTALFRLLELVGLGFRPALILGFPVGFIGAAESKDALIRHHLGVPFATLKGRRGGSPMAAAALNALSGPEGGA
- a CDS encoding sirohydrochlorin chelatase — translated: MARTGIMICGHGSRDPEAIDEIERLVTKLAPRLPEYEVAGSYLEFARPIIREGLESLLEKGCERILAIPGMLFAAGHVKNDLPWEVNSFAADHPETPIVMGRELAITPLLLKAAQERIHTAEQHAHHDVPRDETCLVVVGRGTNDSDANSNVAKVARMLGEGMGFGWTEVAFSGVAHPRVDDCLNRVVKLGFRRYLVFPYFLFTGVLVKRIYEQTAEVAALFPQIEFIKAHYLDDHPLVVDAFIERIRETDKGIGAMNCQLCKYREQIIGYEKDKGVQQAGHHHHVRGIGTDEEHRHHDHDHDDHDHEHGHHHKGHAHEPHHGHDHGHDHGHGHFNPHHGKR
- the cobD gene encoding cobalamin biosynthesis protein CobD, with protein sequence MFSLIASGPHAVDPLLLILAALALDALLGDSPLVFRILPHPVKIVGSLAGFLEKKLNRPRRHAMDRAFRGFVLLMLMAGLALAAGIGVEKVKQSFAYGWVLELALAWMLIAQRSLFEHVLAVGRALKAKGLAGGREAVSHIVGRDVKQLDEHGVARAAVESCAENFGDGVVAPVFWYVLLGVPGLLLYKTVNTLDSMIGHKTERYRAFGVTSARLDDLMNLIPARLSGLLFVLAAFFVPTANPFKSFWVMVRDARKHRSPNAGWPEGAMAGALGLSLSGPRHYPEGPSNEPWIGRELRARATQQDIRRSLYMLAVGCFLNAVLVGGLWLLLKGGQLSLTFPWPL
- a CDS encoding cobyric acid synthase translates to MIQGTGSDTGKSLLVAGLCRAFANRGLRVRPFKPQNMSNNAAVTSDGGEIGRAQALQARAAGVAPSKHMNPVLLKPQTEVGAQVVVQGQVIGNAGALDYQDLKPKLLPRVLDSFDLLSRQADLVLVEGAGSAAEINLRQADIANMGFALAANVPVLLAGDIDRGGVIAQIVGTHALLSDAERALVKGFMINKFRGDARLFESGMAEIAKRTGWPALGLIPWFAQAKFLPAEDAMGLDQLGGKDQKGKIVIAVPKLPRLSNFDDFDPLLAEPEVSLIFVEPGGPIPASADWILLGGSKATRADLAFLFDQGWDIDIKAHLRRQKPVLGLCGGYQMLGRKVCDPLGLEGEPGETPGLGLLEIDTEMTPDKITREVTGTARINDEIVSGYEIHMGRSHGPDGDRPMLDLPHGPDGAVSKDGLVMGCYLHGLFQANGFRRRFLNLSSSLDHSVLIESTLDKLALHLAAHLDLDLLLTMAKERSGSVARP